A region from the Sandaracinus amylolyticus genome encodes:
- a CDS encoding alpha/beta fold hydrolase yields MRGAWKIALGCGSLFAIGACALCLTGVWAVNMPFAEQRARHVNHFPLPNFAGPPPEEPPEGTYALVRYAAPLGANWAYVSEPREGPRRPAVVYVHGGFDWSIGALAWSRTWRGDDQSGMAFAQDGLVVMFPSFRGNHDNPGSAECFFGEIDDLVAAADFLAARPDVDPERIYLVGHSTGATLALLTAAASDRYRAVFAIGPTAAVTDYGDGGCLPPHVSFSERWLRDASHFVDEIRTPTFLVEGAEQPSNGDLLPWLDAMAGTAPVEAVVVPGLDHFSVIAPATEVIARAILDGGGPAGAPRISADAIVDASRERCATSVVEGSAASQAEPWASTPHDEWPQLVLTNEMSFSGRPPSGGASAFLIDAGGRAHVATAAHLTAEPGGIEPAVDGLAMRDPTRFDALLEEWTIYPRTQPEREIRATGLTEPAVFDDWLLLRTDADPDTLPSTPLRIAARPADVGDAVFLVGCPYSEETCVQNVYRGRVTAGAEGRFVYDLDPPVDVRGFSGAPVLDVHGHVVGVFSVSGELELNDDGLMIEGEADSRLVEHVAHCAAR; encoded by the coding sequence ATGCGGGGAGCGTGGAAGATCGCCTTGGGGTGCGGATCGCTGTTCGCGATCGGCGCGTGTGCCCTGTGCCTCACCGGCGTGTGGGCGGTGAACATGCCCTTCGCGGAACAGCGCGCGCGCCACGTCAACCACTTCCCGCTGCCGAATTTCGCCGGTCCGCCTCCCGAGGAGCCACCCGAGGGCACCTACGCGCTCGTGCGCTACGCGGCGCCGCTCGGGGCGAATTGGGCGTACGTCTCCGAGCCGCGCGAGGGCCCGCGCCGTCCCGCCGTCGTGTACGTGCACGGCGGCTTCGACTGGAGCATCGGCGCGCTCGCGTGGTCGCGCACGTGGCGCGGCGACGATCAGAGCGGCATGGCGTTCGCGCAGGACGGGCTCGTCGTGATGTTCCCGAGCTTTCGCGGCAACCACGACAACCCGGGCTCCGCCGAGTGCTTCTTCGGCGAGATCGACGACCTCGTCGCTGCCGCAGACTTCCTCGCCGCACGCCCGGACGTGGACCCCGAGCGCATCTACCTCGTCGGGCACAGCACCGGCGCGACGCTCGCGCTGCTGACCGCGGCCGCGAGCGATCGCTACCGCGCGGTGTTCGCGATCGGACCGACGGCGGCGGTCACGGACTACGGCGACGGCGGTTGCCTGCCGCCGCACGTCTCGTTCTCCGAGCGTTGGCTGCGCGACGCGAGCCACTTCGTCGACGAGATCCGCACGCCGACGTTCCTCGTCGAAGGCGCCGAGCAGCCGTCGAACGGCGACCTCCTGCCGTGGCTCGACGCGATGGCCGGCACCGCGCCGGTCGAGGCCGTCGTCGTTCCGGGCCTCGATCACTTCAGCGTGATCGCGCCCGCGACGGAGGTGATCGCGCGCGCGATCCTGGACGGCGGAGGACCGGCCGGCGCGCCGAGGATCTCCGCCGACGCGATCGTCGACGCATCGCGCGAGCGCTGCGCGACGAGCGTGGTCGAGGGCTCGGCCGCGTCGCAGGCCGAGCCGTGGGCGAGCACGCCGCACGACGAGTGGCCGCAGCTCGTGCTCACGAACGAGATGTCGTTCTCGGGTCGCCCGCCTTCGGGCGGCGCGAGCGCATTCCTGATCGACGCCGGCGGTCGCGCTCACGTCGCGACGGCCGCGCATCTCACGGCCGAGCCCGGCGGCATCGAGCCCGCGGTCGATGGGCTCGCGATGCGCGATCCGACGCGCTTCGACGCGCTGCTCGAGGAGTGGACGATCTACCCGCGCACCCAGCCCGAGCGCGAGATCCGCGCGACCGGCCTCACCGAGCCCGCCGTGTTCGACGACTGGCTCCTGCTCCGAACGGACGCCGACCCGGACACGCTCCCGTCCACACCGCTGCGCATCGCGGCGCGCCCCGCGGACGTGGGCGACGCCGTGTTCCTCGTCGGCTGCCCGTACTCCGAGGAGACCTGCGTGCAGAACGTCTACCGCGGTCGCGTCACGGCGGGCGCCGAGGGCCGCTTCGTCTACGACCTCGATCCGCCGGTCGACGTGCGCGGGTTCAGCGGCGCGCCCGTCCTCGATGTCCACGGCCACGTCGTCGGCGTCTTCAGCGTGAGCGGTGAGCTCGAGCTGAACGACGACGGCCTGATGATCGAGGGAGAAGCCGACTCTCGGCTCGTCGAGCACGTCGCCCACTGCGCGGCGCGCTGA
- a CDS encoding flavin-containing monooxygenase — MIKTVAIIGAGFAGLSTAKVLKTFGYEVTVFEKAADVGGVWSASRRYPGLTTQNPRTTYALSDFPMPASYPEWPSGAQVQAYLAAYAEHFGIAEHVLLETEVQRASYDERSATWTVRARRRREALSLAFDFLVVCNGIFSAPFVPSYAGRDEFVANGGRICHTCELHDPEDARGKHVLVVGYGKSSCDVASAVASTSASTTVVARELIWKVPKLLGKLLNFKFLLLTRMGEALFEYIELAGLERFLHGAGRGIRDAMLGSVEAVITRQLRLRELGLHPGKPLETIARSTVSLASDGFFEQVASGALTVERNVEIVRLSAGYAHLSDGREVRADLVVCGTGFQQRVPFLDDDVVRRVTDAQGNFQLHRSVLPVGVPRLAFNGYNSSFFSQLNCEMSALWLVQHLRGDIALPSEAAQREHIARRLAWMEARTAGKHAKGTNIIPFSLHHIDELLADMKMTLSPAKRVAQWLLPVDPSDYAYVERALRARYGAESARDAAASHERATREEHAEAAE; from the coding sequence GTGATCAAGACAGTCGCGATCATCGGAGCGGGGTTCGCGGGGCTCAGCACCGCGAAGGTGCTGAAGACCTTCGGGTACGAGGTGACGGTCTTCGAGAAGGCCGCGGACGTGGGCGGCGTGTGGTCGGCGTCGCGCCGATACCCAGGGCTCACCACGCAGAATCCGCGCACGACCTACGCGCTCTCGGATTTTCCGATGCCCGCGAGCTATCCCGAGTGGCCCTCCGGCGCGCAGGTGCAGGCCTACCTCGCGGCGTACGCCGAGCACTTCGGCATCGCCGAGCACGTGCTGCTCGAGACCGAGGTGCAGCGCGCGAGCTACGACGAGCGGAGCGCGACGTGGACGGTGCGCGCGCGGCGTCGCCGAGAGGCGCTCTCGCTCGCATTCGACTTCCTGGTCGTCTGCAACGGGATCTTCTCGGCGCCCTTCGTGCCGTCGTACGCGGGGCGCGACGAGTTCGTCGCGAACGGCGGACGCATCTGCCACACGTGCGAGCTCCACGACCCCGAGGACGCGCGCGGCAAGCACGTGCTCGTCGTCGGCTACGGCAAGTCGTCGTGCGACGTCGCGAGCGCGGTCGCGAGCACCAGCGCGAGCACGACCGTCGTCGCGCGCGAGCTGATCTGGAAGGTGCCGAAGCTCCTCGGCAAGCTGCTGAACTTCAAGTTCCTCCTCCTGACGCGCATGGGCGAGGCGCTCTTCGAGTACATCGAGCTCGCCGGGCTCGAGCGCTTCCTCCACGGCGCGGGGCGCGGCATCCGCGACGCGATGCTCGGCAGCGTCGAGGCCGTGATCACGCGGCAGCTCCGGCTGCGCGAGCTCGGCCTGCACCCGGGCAAGCCGCTCGAGACGATCGCGCGCAGCACCGTGAGCCTCGCGAGCGACGGGTTCTTCGAGCAGGTCGCGTCGGGCGCGCTGACCGTCGAGAGGAACGTCGAGATCGTGCGGCTGAGCGCGGGCTACGCGCACCTCTCCGACGGCCGCGAGGTGCGCGCCGATCTCGTCGTGTGCGGCACCGGGTTCCAGCAGCGCGTGCCCTTCCTCGACGACGACGTGGTGCGCCGCGTCACCGACGCGCAGGGCAACTTCCAGCTGCATCGCTCGGTGCTCCCGGTCGGCGTGCCGCGCCTCGCGTTCAACGGATACAACTCGTCGTTCTTCAGCCAGCTCAACTGCGAGATGTCCGCGCTCTGGCTGGTGCAGCACCTCCGAGGCGACATCGCGCTGCCGAGCGAAGCGGCGCAGCGCGAGCACATCGCGCGGAGGCTGGCGTGGATGGAGGCGCGCACGGCGGGCAAGCACGCGAAGGGGACGAACATCATCCCGTTCTCGCTGCACCACATCGACGAGCTCCTCGCGGACATGAAGATGACGCTCTCGCCGGCGAAGCGGGTCGCGCAGTGGCTCCTGCCGGTCGATCCGAGCGACTACGCGTACGTGGAGCGCGCGCTGCGCGCGCGTTACGGCGCGGAGAGCGCGCGCGACGCGGCGGCATCGCACGAGCGCGCGACGCGCGAGGAGCACGCCGAAGCTGCCGAGTGA
- the dnaN gene encoding DNA polymerase III subunit beta → MELTISKRNFLRGLARTHGVADRKSSMPILSNILLTTEDTGTLRFAATDLYLGVAATAPAEIKKGGSIAVAARTLFDIVKNLPDGDVQWTVGPNHAAEIRSGKVRFRIPGMPGDDFPPLPAPREVEFSSIDVDVLADLITKTSYSMSTDDTRPHLAGALFEGEGRVVRMVTTDGHRLSKCEHKLREGASMVNFTMLVPNKGIAELKRLLEDAKADKPAKGEEAQPVTVGVATQGGNAFFRREGIQLSVKLADEQFPPYAKVIPQNQDKRVVCPRASLVESLRRISLVSSDKSGGVRLMLQEGSLRVVSENPDVGEGSEELDVDYAGDPLTIGFNAKYIQDVLASLSDDEVALELSGELDPGVIKPANDATLFVGVVMPMRI, encoded by the coding sequence ATGGAGCTGACGATCAGCAAGAGGAACTTCCTCCGAGGCCTCGCGCGGACGCACGGTGTCGCGGATCGGAAGAGCTCGATGCCGATCCTGTCGAACATCCTCCTCACGACGGAGGACACTGGCACGCTGCGCTTCGCTGCGACGGATCTCTATCTCGGTGTCGCGGCCACCGCGCCCGCCGAGATCAAGAAGGGCGGCTCGATCGCGGTCGCAGCGCGGACGCTGTTCGACATCGTGAAGAACCTGCCCGACGGCGACGTGCAGTGGACGGTCGGTCCCAACCACGCCGCCGAGATCCGCAGCGGCAAAGTGCGCTTCCGCATCCCGGGCATGCCGGGCGACGACTTCCCGCCGCTGCCCGCGCCGCGCGAGGTGGAGTTCTCGTCGATCGACGTCGACGTGCTCGCCGACCTGATCACGAAGACCTCGTACTCGATGTCGACCGACGATACGCGACCGCACCTCGCGGGCGCGCTCTTCGAGGGCGAGGGACGCGTGGTCCGCATGGTCACGACCGACGGCCACCGCCTCAGCAAGTGCGAGCACAAGCTGCGTGAAGGCGCCTCGATGGTGAACTTCACGATGCTCGTGCCGAACAAGGGCATCGCGGAGCTCAAGCGCCTGCTCGAGGACGCGAAGGCGGACAAGCCCGCGAAGGGCGAAGAGGCGCAGCCGGTCACGGTCGGCGTCGCGACGCAGGGCGGCAACGCGTTCTTCCGGCGCGAGGGCATCCAGCTGTCCGTGAAGCTCGCGGACGAGCAGTTCCCGCCGTACGCGAAGGTCATCCCGCAGAACCAGGACAAGCGCGTGGTGTGCCCGCGCGCGTCGCTGGTCGAGTCGCTGCGCCGCATCTCGCTCGTCTCGAGCGACAAGAGCGGCGGCGTGCGGCTGATGCTGCAGGAGGGCTCGCTGCGCGTGGTCAGCGAGAACCCCGACGTCGGCGAGGGCAGCGAGGAGCTCGACGTGGACTACGCGGGTGACCCGCTGACCATCGGGTTCAACGCGAAGTACATCCAGGACGTGCTCGCGTCGCTGAGCGACGACGAGGTCGCGCTCGAGCTCTCGGGCGAGCTCGACCCGGGCGTGATCAAGCCGGCGAACGACGCGACGCTGTTCGTCGGCGTCGTGATGCCGATGCGCATCTGA
- a CDS encoding permease — protein sequence MSLVVFVSIVSCAIGALIASLARHRPALDAPVRTFAIGAGLALVGTHLVPESARGIGAWSLLLMGASLAVPWLVRERRSAVLATELTYAGLLGYHVFEAARMAIAARSAPESELALALIAHAMPTAALLLVSTSDAIGLRAAGLAIASVLGVSFARFGGEQVASLTPAFDAIASGLLLFVIARALAPVHARTSGRRVSELIALAVGVIVTLLGTRAHWELAPDATRALELRLVDALVDTTLEAAPMLLLGLALGALVQAIGGRFPDRWMRETSPLRDAMRGAVYGAPLPVCACGILPVAEGLAMRRASAALVVAFLLATPQAGVEVFAVMARFLGVPFATAHLVVSLATSIVAAIVIARVARRPAAITIRGRSFELVATSSCSHDDCCDHDHDHAPQEGTLLTRWRAAFDELALHNAPWALVGIVLAALVAELVPAESVAGFAAIGADIPLMAVLAIPAYVCPASAAPLGAVLIAKGLSPGAVLVAVTLGPATNVATLAFLRRRYGTRAAVHGVVALVATAWAGALLVNALVPVALPPLATGEAHEHGWLASASGLALALVVVRALWIAGPAAVLPGLAPASRPFGQDRRDPRNLPETRRAR from the coding sequence ATGTCGCTCGTCGTCTTCGTCTCGATCGTCTCGTGCGCGATCGGCGCGCTGATCGCGTCGCTCGCTCGACACCGCCCGGCGCTCGACGCGCCGGTGCGAACGTTCGCGATCGGCGCGGGCCTGGCGCTCGTGGGCACGCACCTCGTGCCCGAGTCGGCGCGCGGGATCGGCGCGTGGTCGCTGCTGCTGATGGGCGCGTCGCTCGCGGTGCCGTGGCTGGTGCGCGAGCGACGCAGCGCGGTGCTCGCGACCGAGCTCACCTACGCGGGCCTGCTCGGCTACCACGTGTTCGAGGCGGCGCGCATGGCGATCGCGGCGCGCAGCGCACCGGAGAGCGAGCTCGCGCTCGCGCTGATCGCGCACGCGATGCCGACCGCCGCGTTGCTCTTGGTGTCGACGTCGGACGCGATCGGACTGCGTGCCGCGGGGCTCGCGATCGCGTCGGTGCTCGGGGTGTCCTTCGCGCGCTTCGGCGGCGAGCAGGTCGCGTCGCTCACGCCGGCGTTCGATGCGATCGCGTCGGGGCTCCTGCTGTTCGTGATCGCGCGCGCGCTCGCGCCGGTGCACGCGCGCACGTCGGGGCGGCGGGTGAGCGAGCTGATCGCGCTCGCGGTCGGCGTGATCGTCACGCTGCTCGGCACCCGCGCACACTGGGAGCTCGCGCCCGACGCGACGCGCGCGCTCGAGCTGCGGCTCGTCGATGCGCTCGTCGACACGACGCTCGAGGCCGCGCCGATGCTGCTGCTCGGTCTCGCGCTCGGTGCGCTGGTGCAGGCGATCGGCGGGCGCTTCCCCGATCGCTGGATGCGCGAGACGAGCCCGCTGCGCGACGCGATGCGCGGCGCGGTCTACGGCGCGCCGCTTCCGGTGTGCGCGTGCGGGATCCTCCCCGTCGCGGAAGGGCTCGCGATGCGGCGCGCGAGCGCCGCGCTCGTGGTCGCGTTCCTGCTCGCGACGCCACAGGCCGGCGTCGAGGTGTTCGCGGTCATGGCGCGCTTCCTCGGCGTGCCGTTCGCGACCGCGCACCTCGTCGTCTCGCTCGCGACCAGCATCGTCGCCGCGATCGTGATCGCGCGCGTCGCGCGAAGGCCCGCGGCGATCACGATCCGCGGGCGCTCGTTCGAGCTCGTCGCGACGAGCTCGTGCTCGCACGACGACTGCTGCGATCACGATCACGATCACGCGCCACAGGAGGGAACGCTGCTGACGCGATGGCGCGCCGCGTTCGACGAGCTCGCGCTGCACAACGCGCCGTGGGCGCTGGTCGGCATCGTGCTCGCCGCGCTCGTCGCGGAGCTCGTGCCCGCCGAGTCGGTCGCGGGGTTCGCGGCGATCGGCGCCGACATCCCGCTCATGGCCGTGCTCGCGATCCCCGCGTACGTGTGTCCCGCCTCGGCCGCGCCGCTCGGCGCGGTGTTGATCGCGAAGGGGCTCTCGCCCGGCGCGGTGCTCGTCGCGGTCACGCTCGGGCCCGCGACCAACGTCGCGACGCTCGCGTTCCTCCGTCGCCGCTACGGCACGCGCGCGGCGGTGCACGGCGTCGTCGCGCTGGTCGCAACGGCATGGGCGGGGGCGCTCCTGGTGAACGCGCTCGTGCCGGTGGCGCTCCCGCCGCTCGCGACCGGAGAGGCCCACGAGCACGGGTGGTTGGCCTCGGCGTCGGGGCTCGCGCTGGCGCTCGTCGTGGTGCGCGCCTTGTGGATCGCCGGGCCCGCGGCGGTGCTTCCCGGGCTCGCGCCGGCGAGCAGGCCGTTCGGCCAGGATCGTCGAGATCCGCGAAACTTGCCGGAGACCCGCCGCGCTCGGTAG
- a CDS encoding ArsR/SmtB family transcription factor — MVKSSSVATARKGTAAPRTTTKATKAAPTGEKPTCRHDDAPARRGSVGTLALARAAALFRACGDPERLRLLERLSQGEFCVSELAAESGEGLSTVSQRLRLLRTEGLVSRRREGKHIYYALSDQHVADLIQSALEHALEPRSHAHTGEEDE, encoded by the coding sequence ATGGTGAAGTCATCGAGCGTCGCGACCGCCCGCAAGGGCACTGCTGCTCCTCGCACCACCACGAAGGCTACGAAGGCCGCGCCCACCGGCGAGAAGCCCACGTGCCGCCACGACGACGCGCCTGCGCGTCGCGGCAGCGTCGGGACGCTCGCGCTGGCGCGCGCGGCCGCGCTCTTCCGCGCGTGCGGAGACCCCGAGCGGCTCCGCCTGCTCGAGCGTCTCTCGCAGGGCGAGTTCTGCGTCTCGGAGCTCGCGGCGGAGTCGGGCGAGGGGCTCTCGACGGTCTCGCAGCGGCTGCGTCTCTTGCGCACCGAGGGGCTCGTCAGCCGTCGTCGCGAGGGCAAGCACATCTACTACGCGCTGTCCGATCAGCACGTCGCCGATCTCATCCAGAGCGCGCTGGAGCACGCGCTCGAGCCGCGCTCCCACGCGCACACCGGAGAAGAGGACGAATGA
- a CDS encoding VOC family protein gives MAKRPNSYPRVSAYLICPGAPRVIEFAKNVLDAQVERRYDAPDGSVMHAELRIDDSIVMIGDSGEQWPAVPTHLHVYVDDVDATYQRALAAGATSVRAPEQREGDPDRRGGVLDVAGNTWWFATQLE, from the coding sequence ATGGCCAAGCGACCGAACAGCTATCCGCGCGTCTCCGCGTATCTCATCTGCCCCGGCGCGCCGCGCGTCATCGAGTTCGCGAAGAACGTCCTCGATGCCCAGGTGGAGCGTCGCTACGACGCGCCCGACGGGTCCGTCATGCACGCCGAGCTGCGCATCGACGACAGCATCGTGATGATCGGCGACTCGGGCGAGCAGTGGCCTGCGGTGCCGACGCACCTGCACGTCTACGTCGACGACGTCGACGCGACGTACCAGCGCGCGCTCGCCGCGGGCGCGACGTCGGTGCGCGCGCCCGAGCAGCGCGAGGGCGACCCCGATCGTCGCGGCGGTGTGCTCGACGTGGCGGGCAACACCTGGTGGTTCGCGACCCAGCTCGAGTGA
- a CDS encoding GNAT family N-acetyltransferase: MTIRLARVDDADALARVHVEGWRWGYRGLLPDAFLDGLSVPDRAARWRDILARDAPRERTWVALDDHDAQGFVSIGPGRGVPDDVAELYAMYVTSRAAGTGVARVLMEHAIDALRADSRRAILWVLEHNARARRFYEREGWRADGETKRDTIGGREVLELRYAIVF; encoded by the coding sequence ATGACGATCCGACTCGCCCGCGTCGACGACGCCGATGCGCTCGCGCGCGTGCACGTCGAGGGATGGCGCTGGGGTTATCGCGGTCTGCTGCCCGACGCGTTCCTCGACGGGCTCTCGGTGCCCGATCGCGCCGCGCGCTGGCGCGACATCCTCGCGCGCGACGCGCCACGCGAGCGCACCTGGGTCGCGCTCGACGATCACGACGCGCAGGGCTTCGTCTCGATCGGCCCCGGCCGCGGTGTGCCCGACGACGTCGCGGAGCTCTACGCGATGTACGTGACGTCGCGCGCAGCGGGCACCGGCGTCGCGCGCGTGCTGATGGAGCACGCGATCGACGCGCTGCGCGCGGATTCACGTCGCGCGATCCTCTGGGTGCTCGAGCACAACGCGCGCGCCCGTCGCTTCTACGAGCGCGAAGGATGGCGCGCCGACGGCGAGACGAAGCGCGACACGATCGGAGGGCGCGAGGTGCTCGAGCTCCGCTACGCGATCGTCTTCTGA
- a CDS encoding CbrC family protein yields the protein MATFAELGISFPLYEGPLSTCTGHRGRGTCALCAQPGELFGFGIGGYVELTCAGCGARTDWHVAERVPSCACGAALVAPVTVEREVRACHACFRAGRAKSTQDTELGMVTPELARQGVTHGLPSDLISELYDTSPSPDDPSWSRVHVASELLEELLRTPTFSTWQGAIWLFHCDAPMVFVGEWKREELLARAGDDAGARRLVTELLGADDERCDPQRWDAFVRGEAELGGLYTFRCGRCGKHRAGWDMD from the coding sequence ATGGCGACCTTCGCGGAGCTCGGGATCTCGTTCCCGCTCTACGAAGGTCCGCTCTCGACGTGCACCGGTCATCGAGGCCGCGGCACGTGCGCGCTGTGCGCGCAGCCAGGTGAGCTCTTCGGGTTCGGCATCGGCGGGTACGTCGAGCTGACGTGCGCGGGGTGCGGCGCGCGGACCGACTGGCACGTCGCGGAGCGTGTGCCTTCGTGCGCGTGCGGCGCGGCACTGGTCGCGCCGGTGACGGTGGAGCGCGAGGTGCGTGCCTGTCACGCGTGCTTCCGCGCGGGACGGGCGAAGAGCACGCAGGACACCGAGCTCGGCATGGTCACGCCCGAGCTCGCGCGCCAGGGCGTCACCCACGGGCTGCCGAGTGATCTGATCTCCGAGCTCTACGACACCTCGCCGAGCCCGGACGATCCGAGCTGGAGCCGCGTGCACGTCGCGTCCGAGCTTCTCGAGGAGCTGCTCCGCACGCCGACGTTCTCGACGTGGCAGGGCGCGATCTGGCTCTTCCACTGCGATGCTCCGATGGTGTTCGTCGGTGAGTGGAAGCGTGAAGAGCTCCTCGCACGGGCCGGCGACGACGCGGGCGCGCGACGGCTCGTGACCGAGCTGCTCGGCGCGGACGACGAGCGCTGCGATCCGCAGCGGTGGGATGCGTTCGTGCGCGGAGAGGCGGAGCTCGGTGGGCTCTACACGTTCCGCTGTGGGCGATGCGGGAAGCACCGCGCCGGCTGGGACATGGACTAG
- the recF gene encoding DNA replication/repair protein RecF (All proteins in this family for which functions are known are DNA-binding proteins that assist the filamentation of RecA onto DNA for the initiation of recombination or recombinational repair.) — protein sequence MEALRFEQLFARQWRNLAPLDLAPGARFNVISGDNGQGKSNLLEALCYLGSLQSFRGAPAEELVSRDADSAVIAAKVSGPPAPHTLKVRVHRGGKARELALDDKRPRSVATWLGVCPVVLFHPGDLELAQGGPDARRALLDAILSEMDPSYAATLATYGKALRSRNRLLREEMPDRRAITSFDPIVASAGAVLGRAREELVREIAPVTVRVAGEILGGEIPLEVRYVPRVPPSEEAILEALVRSLDKDLARGFTAEGPHADELALEVHARGAKHHASQGQQRTLVLALKVAELEVLAKRIGRVPPLLLDDVSSELDRTRNERFFALLAEMGGQVFLTTTHPELIRLAEGRVDWHVEAGRVTRAV from the coding sequence ATGGAGGCGCTGCGGTTCGAGCAGCTCTTTGCGCGGCAGTGGCGCAACCTCGCGCCGCTCGATCTCGCGCCGGGCGCGCGCTTCAACGTCATCTCGGGCGACAACGGGCAGGGCAAGAGCAACTTGCTCGAGGCGCTCTGCTACCTCGGGTCGCTCCAGAGCTTTCGGGGCGCGCCCGCCGAGGAGCTCGTCTCGCGCGACGCGGACAGCGCGGTGATCGCCGCGAAGGTGAGCGGGCCGCCCGCGCCCCACACGCTCAAGGTGCGCGTGCATCGCGGGGGCAAGGCGCGCGAGCTCGCGCTCGACGACAAGCGGCCGCGCTCGGTCGCGACGTGGCTCGGCGTGTGTCCGGTGGTGCTCTTCCATCCGGGCGACCTCGAGCTCGCGCAGGGCGGGCCCGACGCGCGGCGCGCGCTGCTCGACGCGATCCTGAGCGAGATGGATCCGAGCTACGCCGCGACGCTCGCGACCTACGGCAAGGCGCTGCGCTCGCGCAATCGCCTCTTGCGCGAAGAGATGCCGGACCGGCGTGCGATCACGTCGTTCGATCCGATCGTCGCGAGCGCGGGCGCGGTGCTCGGTCGAGCGCGCGAGGAGCTGGTGCGCGAGATCGCGCCGGTCACGGTGCGCGTCGCGGGTGAGATCCTCGGCGGCGAGATCCCGCTCGAGGTGCGCTACGTGCCGCGGGTTCCGCCGAGCGAAGAGGCGATCCTCGAAGCGCTGGTGCGCTCGCTCGACAAGGATCTCGCGCGAGGGTTCACCGCCGAAGGGCCGCACGCGGACGAGCTCGCGCTCGAGGTGCACGCGCGCGGCGCGAAGCACCACGCGTCGCAGGGACAGCAGCGCACGCTCGTGCTCGCGCTGAAGGTCGCGGAGCTCGAGGTGCTCGCGAAGCGCATCGGTCGGGTGCCTCCGCTGCTCCTCGACGACGTGTCGAGCGAGCTCGACCGCACGCGCAACGAGCGTTTCTTCGCGCTGCTCGCGGAGATGGGTGGTCAAGTGTTCTTGACCACCACGCACCCCGAGCTGATCCGCCTCGCGGAGGGCAGGGTGGACTGGCACGTCGAAGCGGGTCGCGTGACGCGCGCAGTGTGA